The region GAGCAGTGCAATACGCAATTATGCAAGATGATGGTAATTTCGTTATTTACAACGGTAGTCGTGTTGTTTATGCTTCTAATACTGAACGTAGGGGAGGACACCGTTTGATACTACAAGATGATTCTAACGTAGTTATTTATACCAGCACTGGACGAGTCCTTTGGGCAACGAATACAGTTCGTTTGTGTAAATAATACGCGTATGCCTTGAGCTAGGCAGCTTTGCTACGCCGAGGACTATGCGCAGATAGAATACAAGGGTAATGTTGAAACGAGGTTAAGCCTATGACAGTTCGACAACCCCGCTACAGTAAAGAAGAATTTGCTCGTCGTGGCGATCAAATTTATGAAACTCAAGTGCGATCACAAGTCGAAGAAGGCAATCATGGCAAGATTGTGGCGATCGATATCGAGACCGGAGATTTTGAAGTCGATCAGAGCGAGATTGTTGCCTGCGATCGCCTTGAAGCTCGTCACCCAGAGGCTCAGGTTTGGATCGTTCGCA is a window of Leptolyngbyaceae cyanobacterium JSC-12 DNA encoding:
- a CDS encoding hypothetical protein (IMG reference gene:2510095189), yielding MTVRQPRYSKEEFARRGDQIYETQVRSQVEEGNHGKIVAIDIETGDFEVDQSEIVACDRLEARHPEAQVWIVRIGSRHVRRFGGRTRRLA